In Hallerella succinigenes, the following are encoded in one genomic region:
- the aroB gene encoding 3-dehydroquinate synthase, which yields MTTLKKTVYFTGFMASGKSRIGRAIAERLHAPLIDTDALIVERQGKSISEIFETQGEVAFRKMELDVIREIAADPKPKVVALGGGTLTQASVVSLIRKTGLIVRLWATPEVLSERIGRKDTRPLMAGLSPEERLAKIKTMLAEREPRYALADFSVESTNDSEEKVISAVLRGLQFWENRAVYVEPSGGSHYPIFIGHKLIPHFSTLLNGLRLMPKDSFLVVTDTTIAKAQSRSLGMLKHEAGDCPAFKFRAGEIFKNLNSLNQLFTFMLRRRYSRKSCLLQLSGGVVGDMAGFAAATYQRGIDFIQIPTTLLSMVDSSVGGKVAVNHPEGKNMIGAFYQPKAVVCDLDTLSTLPDTEYLAGLAEVIKYGVIYDAEFFKYLEENVQKILARDSEAMKHIVRRSCEIKAEVVGIDEKEMGLRAILNYGHTFGHAIENLHHYEFSHGIGVSLGMRVAGRLACMLGMISKEEENRQTALLDAYGFPKTVDGVNVNAAWDSMGVDKKVEKNKRVYILPTKIGEVKKVANVEEALVKEAWKAILPEVNA from the coding sequence ATGACGACGTTGAAGAAAACGGTTTACTTTACCGGATTTATGGCAAGCGGCAAAAGCCGTATTGGCCGTGCGATTGCGGAACGCTTGCATGCGCCGCTGATCGATACGGACGCTTTGATTGTAGAACGTCAAGGCAAGAGTATTTCCGAAATTTTTGAAACTCAAGGCGAAGTCGCTTTCCGTAAAATGGAACTCGACGTAATCCGGGAAATCGCAGCGGATCCAAAGCCGAAGGTCGTCGCCCTGGGCGGTGGAACTTTGACCCAGGCTTCGGTCGTTTCGTTAATCCGTAAAACGGGCTTGATCGTTCGCTTGTGGGCGACTCCGGAAGTTCTTTCGGAACGCATCGGCCGCAAGGATACGCGTCCGCTGATGGCGGGCCTTTCTCCGGAAGAACGCTTGGCGAAGATCAAGACGATGCTCGCCGAACGCGAACCGCGCTATGCGCTGGCAGACTTTAGCGTCGAAAGCACGAACGATTCCGAAGAAAAGGTGATTTCTGCAGTGCTCCGCGGACTTCAGTTCTGGGAAAATCGTGCAGTCTATGTGGAACCGTCCGGCGGTTCGCATTATCCGATTTTTATCGGCCATAAGCTTATCCCGCATTTTTCGACGCTTTTGAACGGTCTCCGTTTGATGCCAAAGGATTCCTTCCTTGTGGTGACGGATACGACGATTGCGAAGGCGCAGTCCCGTAGCTTGGGAATGCTCAAGCATGAAGCGGGAGATTGCCCTGCTTTTAAGTTCCGCGCCGGTGAAATCTTTAAGAACTTGAACAGCTTGAATCAGCTGTTCACGTTTATGCTGCGCCGCCGCTATAGCCGCAAGTCCTGCTTACTTCAGCTTTCGGGCGGTGTCGTCGGTGATATGGCGGGTTTTGCCGCTGCGACGTATCAGCGTGGTATTGATTTTATTCAGATACCGACAACGCTTCTTTCGATGGTCGACAGCTCGGTCGGCGGAAAGGTGGCGGTGAACCATCCGGAAGGCAAGAATATGATCGGCGCCTTCTATCAGCCGAAGGCGGTCGTTTGCGATTTGGATACGCTTTCGACCCTTCCCGATACGGAATACTTGGCAGGCCTTGCCGAAGTCATCAAGTACGGCGTAATCTATGATGCCGAATTTTTCAAGTACTTGGAAGAAAACGTGCAGAAGATTCTCGCCCGCGATTCCGAAGCGATGAAGCACATTGTGCGTCGCAGCTGCGAAATCAAGGCGGAAGTCGTCGGTATCGATGAAAAGGAAATGGGCTTGCGTGCGATTTTGAATTACGGTCACACGTTCGGTCATGCGATTGAAAACCTGCATCATTACGAATTCTCGCATGGAATCGGTGTGAGCCTCGGTATGCGTGTGGCTGGTCGTCTCGCCTGCATGCTCGGCATGATTTCGAAGGAAGAAGAAAACCGCCAGACGGCGCTTCTCGATGCTTATGGATTCCCGAAAACGGTGGATGGCGTGAATGTGAATGCCGCCTGGGATTCGATGGGCGTCGATAAGAAGGTCGAAAAGAACAAGCGCGTTTACATTCTCCCGACAAAGATCGGTGAAGTCAAGAAAGTCGCAAATGTGGAAGAAGCTTTGGTGAAGGAAGCTTGGAAAGCGATCCTTCCGGAGGTGAATGCATGA
- a CDS encoding GDP-mannose 4,6-dehydratase encodes MSILVTGGTGALGFHILATVTRNGEKLYSFSDEQPQPWQKVADVTYCTGDLLNFKDVLAVMKEVQPRAIFHLASQSSVGLSYKKPYETLSTNLLGTQTLLEAARQVVPEAKILLLSSSEVYGRTMGTLLTTLRKESDLPNPLTPYATSKACMELLGNQFTNAYGMHIVTIRPFYFTGPHHSRRFLIPAIASQLVKIQKYGAEPIIYSGSLDVSRDVLDVRDVARGLIQVLQAGNPGDVYNICSGKSYTFRELTEMLVDISGADVEFRFDPSKERTLDIPLLIGDPEKIMELGWKPMITIEDCLVDLYNEMIVRLKMEKDLKMG; translated from the coding sequence ATGAGTATCTTGGTAACGGGCGGAACGGGAGCGCTTGGCTTCCATATCCTTGCAACAGTCACGCGAAACGGCGAAAAACTTTACAGTTTTAGCGATGAACAGCCGCAACCTTGGCAAAAGGTTGCCGACGTCACCTACTGTACGGGCGACTTGTTGAACTTTAAGGACGTTCTAGCCGTTATGAAGGAAGTGCAGCCACGTGCAATCTTCCATTTGGCAAGCCAGTCGAGCGTGGGACTCTCGTACAAGAAGCCCTATGAAACGCTCTCTACGAATTTGCTCGGAACGCAGACGCTTCTCGAAGCAGCGCGCCAGGTTGTACCAGAAGCGAAAATATTGCTTTTAAGCTCCAGTGAAGTTTATGGCCGTACCATGGGCACGCTTTTGACGACTCTTCGCAAGGAATCGGATCTGCCGAATCCGCTGACTCCGTATGCGACTTCCAAGGCTTGCATGGAGCTTCTCGGGAACCAGTTTACGAATGCTTATGGCATGCACATTGTGACGATTCGCCCGTTCTACTTTACAGGTCCGCACCACAGCCGTCGCTTCCTGATTCCGGCGATCGCAAGCCAGCTTGTCAAAATTCAAAAGTACGGTGCAGAACCGATCATTTATTCGGGAAGCCTGGACGTGAGCCGCGACGTTTTGGACGTGCGCGATGTGGCGCGTGGCTTGATTCAGGTGCTGCAGGCGGGGAACCCGGGCGATGTTTACAATATATGCTCCGGTAAATCTTATACCTTCCGCGAACTCACGGAAATGCTCGTCGATATTTCGGGTGCGGATGTGGAATTCCGCTTCGATCCTTCGAAAGAACGTACTTTGGACATACCTCTTTTGATCGGCGATCCGGAAAAGATCATGGAACTCGGATGGAAACCGATGATCACGATTGAAGATTGCCTGGTAGATCTTTACAACGAAATGATCGTTCGCTTGAAGATGGAGAAAGATTTGAAGATGGGTTAA
- a CDS encoding DUF3078 domain-containing protein: MKKIKLLAAAITLCASASFAADGMFSDALPKNWNADVLASAQFTRHHYSNWKNGADGVNTNVWILKYDADVIGHFSHFDWRTLVNLEWGQTYMKGTGTRKTNDKIFIETTVAENDLKPFEPYAGLRFESQFTKSYTYDDDDVKTAVSCFMDPAYFTQMLGVAYVPNDNFRQSLAFANRLTISEGYGYADDKDTKKFEKYKDEPGLESVTEYKAALSSLASFRTRLWAFVNFHGVDEIDGKWENYLDVTIAPLIVLSVGVEVAYDKDIDEDSQYHDSVNLGITWRWF; the protein is encoded by the coding sequence ATGAAAAAAATCAAACTCTTGGCTGCAGCCATCACTCTCTGTGCCTCTGCTTCTTTTGCTGCAGACGGCATGTTCTCCGACGCTCTTCCGAAGAACTGGAATGCAGACGTTCTCGCTTCTGCTCAGTTCACGCGTCATCACTACAGCAACTGGAAGAATGGAGCTGATGGTGTCAACACGAACGTTTGGATTCTGAAGTACGACGCTGATGTGATCGGTCACTTCTCCCACTTTGACTGGCGTACCCTTGTCAATCTCGAATGGGGCCAGACCTATATGAAGGGCACGGGTACCCGTAAGACGAACGATAAGATTTTCATTGAAACGACCGTTGCTGAAAACGATCTTAAGCCGTTTGAACCGTATGCAGGCCTCCGCTTCGAATCCCAGTTCACCAAGAGCTATACCTATGATGACGACGATGTGAAAACGGCTGTGTCTTGCTTCATGGACCCGGCTTACTTCACCCAGATGCTCGGTGTCGCTTACGTCCCGAACGACAACTTTAGACAGAGCCTCGCCTTTGCAAACCGCTTGACCATTTCTGAAGGTTACGGCTATGCAGATGACAAGGACACGAAAAAGTTCGAAAAGTACAAGGACGAACCGGGTCTTGAAAGCGTGACCGAATACAAGGCTGCACTTTCTTCCCTCGCTTCCTTCAGAACCCGTCTCTGGGCCTTCGTGAACTTCCACGGAGTGGATGAAATCGACGGCAAGTGGGAAAACTACCTCGATGTGACGATTGCTCCGCTGATCGTCTTGAGCGTTGGTGTCGAAGTCGCTTACGACAAGGATATCGATGAAGATTCCCAGTACCATGATTCCGTGAATCTCGGCATCACTTGGCGCTGGTTCT
- the aroE gene encoding shikimate dehydrogenase, with product MKKIDGRTQLLAIFGNPVGHSKSPCMHNAVFEKLGMNAAYVPLSPEPADLGKAIQGFRAMKFVGANVTIPFKEKVGEFLDGLSDISKFTGSVNTLYWENGEVGGKLLGTTTDPYGALCDLEEHGVTVKGSRVAILGNGGAARAIAYAMLVEGASKLTIVSRNAERGVELADALSKAFPDKPAVGCVLFAEFAKIRDNLDLVLNATSVGMTPNVDASPLSKEMLSSKFAVCDIVYNPKETKLLREAKEAGCKVVSGSAMLVHQGAKSFEFWFPGKKSDVNEMKTAMGLSEGE from the coding sequence GTGAAAAAGATTGATGGACGTACTCAATTGCTCGCCATCTTCGGAAACCCTGTCGGTCATAGCAAGTCCCCTTGTATGCACAATGCGGTTTTTGAAAAGCTGGGCATGAATGCGGCGTATGTGCCGCTATCCCCAGAGCCTGCCGATTTAGGCAAGGCGATTCAAGGCTTCCGCGCGATGAAATTTGTCGGCGCGAATGTTACCATTCCCTTCAAAGAAAAAGTCGGCGAATTCCTGGACGGCCTCTCGGACATTTCGAAGTTTACCGGTAGCGTGAACACGCTTTACTGGGAAAACGGCGAAGTGGGCGGTAAGCTGCTCGGAACGACGACGGATCCGTATGGAGCTCTTTGTGACTTGGAAGAACACGGTGTAACGGTGAAAGGTTCTCGCGTGGCGATCCTTGGCAACGGAGGTGCCGCTCGCGCGATTGCGTATGCGATGCTTGTCGAAGGCGCTTCCAAACTGACGATCGTTTCGCGGAATGCGGAACGTGGAGTGGAACTTGCGGATGCACTTTCGAAGGCTTTTCCGGACAAACCTGCGGTTGGCTGTGTGCTGTTTGCAGAATTTGCAAAGATCCGCGATAATCTCGACTTGGTGCTGAACGCGACGAGCGTAGGTATGACTCCGAATGTGGACGCGTCTCCGCTTTCGAAAGAAATGCTTTCGTCGAAGTTTGCCGTTTGCGACATCGTTTACAACCCGAAAGAAACGAAGCTTTTGCGCGAAGCGAAAGAAGCGGGTTGCAAGGTGGTCAGCGGTAGCGCTATGCTCGTGCATCAGGGTGCAAAAAGTTTTGAATTTTGGTTCCCCGGTAAAAAGTCCGATGTGAACGAAATGAAGACCGCGATGGGCCTTTCGGAGGGAGAGTGA
- the ffh gene encoding signal recognition particle protein: protein MFSQLTESLESTLKNLRGQGTLTEENVADSLREVRRAFLEADVSFNVTRDFVKAVKEKAMGSEVLTSVTPGQQIVKIIHDELVQVMGGETKEIALSGKPPVGIMMVGLQGSGKTTFAAKISLYLRSKRKKKPLLVAADVYRPAAIKQLQVLGKSIGIPVYDEGEGNPVEIIQHGYEYAEKNGFDVVIYDTAGRLQIDEKLMQELEQAREAVHPEEILFVADAMIGQEAVNVAQTFFERLNFTGVCLSKMDGDARGGAALSIKKITGVPICFIGVGEKPNEIDLFHPDRMASRILGMGDVVSLVEKAQSVIDERDAKDLKKKILNNTFDLDDFLRQLRTIKKLGRLKDILGLIPGLNKLPLDQINEKEMVYVEAILSSMTEKERKHPEIINGSRKNRIAKGSGTEINRVNQVLRQFEDMKAMFKKIGSFAKKQNGGAPIGSNYTPPKKKKKKR from the coding sequence ATGTTTTCGCAACTGACCGAATCTCTTGAATCGACTCTTAAAAACCTGCGTGGACAGGGGACGCTGACGGAAGAAAACGTCGCGGATTCCCTCCGTGAAGTACGCCGCGCATTCCTCGAAGCGGACGTAAGCTTCAATGTGACCCGCGACTTTGTGAAGGCCGTGAAGGAAAAGGCGATGGGATCCGAAGTTTTGACTTCGGTGACGCCGGGCCAACAGATCGTGAAAATCATCCACGACGAACTGGTGCAGGTGATGGGCGGTGAGACCAAGGAAATCGCTCTGTCGGGCAAGCCTCCTGTCGGCATCATGATGGTAGGTCTTCAGGGTTCTGGCAAGACGACTTTTGCCGCGAAGATTTCTCTCTATTTAAGAAGCAAACGCAAGAAGAAGCCTCTTCTCGTCGCTGCAGACGTTTATCGCCCGGCCGCTATCAAGCAGTTGCAGGTCCTCGGTAAGTCTATCGGTATTCCGGTGTATGACGAAGGCGAAGGCAACCCGGTTGAAATCATCCAGCACGGTTACGAATATGCGGAAAAGAACGGCTTTGATGTCGTGATCTACGATACCGCAGGCCGTTTGCAAATCGATGAAAAGTTGATGCAGGAATTGGAGCAGGCGCGTGAAGCGGTGCATCCGGAAGAAATCCTTTTTGTTGCCGATGCGATGATCGGTCAGGAAGCGGTGAACGTTGCGCAGACGTTCTTTGAACGCTTGAACTTTACGGGCGTCTGCCTTTCCAAAATGGACGGCGATGCGCGTGGCGGTGCCGCTCTTTCGATCAAGAAGATCACGGGCGTGCCAATCTGCTTTATCGGTGTCGGTGAAAAACCGAACGAAATCGACCTGTTCCATCCGGACCGTATGGCAAGCCGTATCCTCGGTATGGGTGACGTCGTTTCTCTCGTGGAAAAGGCGCAGTCCGTGATCGATGAACGTGACGCCAAGGATCTAAAGAAAAAAATTCTGAACAATACGTTCGACCTGGATGACTTCCTCCGTCAGCTTCGCACAATCAAGAAGCTCGGCCGTTTGAAGGATATCCTCGGTCTTATTCCGGGCTTGAACAAGCTTCCGCTCGACCAGATCAACGAAAAGGAAATGGTCTACGTTGAAGCGATTTTGAGTTCGATGACCGAAAAGGAACGCAAACATCCGGAAATCATCAACGGTAGCCGCAAGAACCGTATCGCCAAGGGTTCTGGCACGGAAATCAACCGTGTGAATCAGGTGCTTCGCCAGTTCGAAGATATGAAAGCGATGTTCAAGAAAATCGGTTCGTTTGCCAAAAAGCAGAATGGCGGTGCCCCGATCGGTTCGAACTACACCCCTCCGAAAAAGAAAAAAAAGAAACGTTAG